In Musa acuminata AAA Group cultivar baxijiao chromosome BXJ2-3, Cavendish_Baxijiao_AAA, whole genome shotgun sequence, the following proteins share a genomic window:
- the LOC135606416 gene encoding AT-hook motif nuclear-localized protein 23-like translates to MHKVTSPTTVITLPARSLTGLSGHVQHKHVHVPLQVSITPVGSLLYHHPPISPLSRNKAVRSSRHQQARRPSSISTFSSPLLFFLHSTSSISSSTNSNSSICMFFDSFLDNNMKNKDSRKDVILRFQQHNLQQHQGRQQQQLWKECLPDEVVRARSSGEINEPKADVEHDSQKAVVVVNGSSGTSCDGGGDGAIFEAVKRRRGRPLGSKNKPKPPVVITQKAETPAAMRPHLLEIPAGKDVADAIARFARRRNLGLCVLAGTGSVANVTLRQSNIGGVPTAAAATIGFHGRFEILSISATFLSPAVAALSPGISGQVSISLAGPQGQVMGGLVVGPLLAAETVVIVAAAFLNPTFHRLPAEDDASLSISVFGGDVGAAGEVEEQEQHLHHPNQQHQQQEHQQRCNHGSVAASSSEPCGVSISSRHLSSSVILAPISRPPRPSSPPPLPPYQYYS, encoded by the coding sequence ATGCACAAGGTCACCAGCCCCACCACGGTCATCACTTTGCCAGCCCGGAGTCTGACAGGCTTGAGCGGTCATGTTCAGCACAAACACGTCCATGTCCCTCTCCAAGTTTCCATAACTCCAGTTGGAAGTCTCCTGTATCATCACCCTCCCATCTCACCCCTCTCAAGAAACAAGGCAGTGAGGAGCTCCAGACACCAACAGGCGAGGAGACCGTCAAGCATCAgcaccttttcttctcctcttctcttcttcctccattcTACCTCCTCAATCTCTTCTTCCACTAACTCAAATTCATCTATCTGTATGTTCTTTGATAGCTTCTTGGACAACAACATGAAGAACAAGGACAGCAGGAAAGATGTCATCCTTCGCTTTCAGCAGCACAACCTCCAACAACATCAAGGACGCCAGCAGCAGCAACTCTGGAAAGAATGCCTTCCGGACGAAGTCGTCCGCGCGAGGAGCAGTGGAGAGATCAACGAGCCAAAAGCCGACGTCGAACATGACTCGCAGAAAGCTGTGGTGGTGGTTAATGGCAGCAGCGGTACTAGTTGTgatggaggaggagatggtgcAATTTTTGAGGCGGTGAAGCGGCGTCGAGGGCGGCCTCTAGGCTCCAAGAACAAGCCCAAGCCGCCCGTGGTGATTACGCAAAAGGCGGAGACGCCGGCGGCCATGCGCCCGCACTTGCTAGAGATACCCGCCGGGAAGGATGTGGCTGACGCGATTGCGCGCTTCGCCCGCCGCCGCAACCTCGGTCTCTGTGTCCTCGCAGGAACCGGTTCCGTCGCCAACGTCACCCTCCGCCAGTCGAACATTGGCGGGGTGCCTACGGCGGCTGCTGCGACCATCGGATTTCACGGGCGATTCGAGATCCTATCCATTTCCGCGACGTTCCTCTCTCCGGCCGTTGCGGCTCTTTCCCCGGGGATCAGCGGTCAAGTGTCGATCTCGCTGGCCGGGCCGCAGGGGCAGGTCATGGGTGGGCTGGTGGTTGGGCCGCTGTTGGCTGCGGAGACAGTGGTCATCGTAGCGGCGGCGTTCTTAAATCCGACCTTCCACCGGTTGCCagcagaggacgatgcgtcgttgTCGATCTCGGTTTTCGGCGGCGACGTCGGAGCTGCTGGTGAAGTAGAAGAGCAGGAACAGCACCTCCATCACCCAAACCAGCAGCATCAGCAACAGGAGCATCAACAGCGGTGCAACCACGGGTCAGTGGCGGCTAGTTCGTCTGAGCCCTGCGGCGTGTCCATCTCCAGTCGCCACCTATCGTCGTCAGTCATTCTGGCACCCATCTCCAGACCACCGCGGCCGTcttcgccgccgccgctgccgccttaTCAATATTACTCTTAA
- the LOC135607038 gene encoding uncharacterized protein LOC135607038, which translates to MGPSAGGRTISQEAFEALVAENMEDLGMDPEEALEDALQTLTLQGVDLSGIVKCIPGVSSTKDNPVIQTLDKLKDVTSSLGSSKSNITNDQEMAELLDKLYGLCSVDGSDNATIATRNGGVELLTRICSSLNVKIEGLLVSALKALSSILVDVQSRETFRQNGGPKVVVGILNGSSKSPDILDSAFAVVVTASTNDEILKESFMDLKIDELIMQILKELPRSSLYSLYDAIRVLLTPDDNRVLASQVFGYARKFAKVGISDALVQALGEGLSLSNLAAACTALKAVAVNDEICKSISESGGIDATLRCLDESSRQNNKLIARACCSLLSKLAGSDANKSAIVEKGGLDRLMKLSSRFSEDPSVLQEVMSIITVLSLRSPENAAVAVQAGVADLVLQAMQKFPTSIQMQRQACLMIRNLVVRNPENRTILLSNGIEKLIRRAKESHESCKDAATAALRDLGLDDYNK; encoded by the exons ATGGGTCCTTCCGCCGGCGGGCGCACGATCTCCCAAGAAGCCTTCGAAGCGCTGGTGGCGGAGAACATGGAGGACCTCGGTATGGACCCCGAGGAAGCCCTTGAGGATGCCCTCCAGACCCTCACTCTTCAGGGCGTCGACCTGTCTG GAATTGTTAAGTGCATCCCGGGCGTAAGCAGCACAAAGGATAATCCAGTCATCCAGACACTAGATAAGCTAAAAGATGTAACATCCTCTTTGGGATCTTCTAAATCAAACATAACAAATGATCAAGAAATGGCTGAGCTGCTTGACAAGTTATATGGTCTATGCTCTGTTGATGGATCAGATAATGCAACGATTGCAACAAGGAATGGAGGAGTGGAGCTTCTTACAAGAATATGTTCTTCCCTTAATGTTAAGATTGAGGGACTTCTTGTATCAGCTCTGAAAGCATTGAGTTCCATTCTTGTCG ATGTCCAAAGTAGAGAAACTTTTAGGCAAAATGGAGGTCCAAAAGTTGTTGTTGGTATACTGAATGGAAGCAGTAAAAGTCCGGACATATTGGACAGTGCCTTTGCTGTTGTTGTGACAGCCTCAACCAATGATGAAATTCTCAAGGAATCATTTATGGATTTGAAAATAGATGAGCTCATTATGCAAATACTTAAAGAGTTGCCCAGAAGCAGCCTCTACAGCTTATATGATGCTATACGTGTTCTTTTAACACCAGATGACAACCGTGTGTTGGCTTCTCAA GTCTTTGGATATGCTCGTAAGTTTGCAAAAGTTGGTATTTCGGATGCTCTCGTTCAAGCACTTGGTGAAGGACTAAGTTTATCAAACTTAGCTGCAGCATGTACTGCTTTAAAGGCTGTTGCTGTAAAT GATGAAATATGCAAGTCTATATCAGAAAGTGGTGGCATTGATGCAACTCTGCGGTGTCTGGATGAGAGCAGTCGGCAAAATAACAAACTTATAGCTAGAGCTTGCTGTTCTTTGTTGTCCAAG CTAGCGGGTAGTGATGCAAATAAAAGTGCGATTGTTGAGAAGGGTGGTCTGGATCGACTGATGAAACTATCGTCTAGATTTTCTGAAGATCCATCAGTTTTACAGGAG GTCATGTCTATCATAACTGTTCTTTCTCTGAGGTCCCCAGAAAATGCTGCTGTTGCAGTTCAAGCAGGAGTTGCAGACCTTGTTCTACAAGCAATGCAGAAGTTCCCCACTTCGATTCAGATGCAAAGACAAGCTTGCTTGATGATTCGCAATCTTGTAGTTAGGAATCCCGAGAACAG GACCATTCTTCTCAGTAATGGCATCGAGAAGCTCATAAGGAGAGCAAAGGAAAGCCATGAGAGCTGCAAAGATGCTGCAACTGCTGCACTGAGGGATCTTGGTTTGGACGATTACAACAAATAG
- the LOC103978048 gene encoding transcription factor AIG1-like, with protein sequence MLPVETGKAVRETRMENGGGDSTTLSTRTAAEVRAIRSHSEAERRRRQRINGHLATLRSLLPAATRLDKAALLGEVVRQVRELRGRVEEVAVVVPGEGDEVGVEDGEESGGRVVRAWVCCADRPGLMGELSRAVRSVRARAVRVEMVTVGGRTRSLLELEVGEAEKGDGRSALQAALWAVLLTNRAGPGENYCKRARMSTRFNRT encoded by the exons ATGTTGCCCGTGGAGACCGGCAAGGCGGTGCGGGAGACGAGGATGGAGAACGGCGGCGGAGACTCGACGACGCTGAGCACGAGAACGGCGGCAGAGGTGCGAGCTATCAGAAGCCATAGCGAGGCGGAGAGGAGACGGAGGCAGCGGATCAACGGCCACCTCGCCACCCTCAGGAGCCTGCTCCCCGCGGCCACCAGA TTGGACAAGGCGGCGCTGCTGGGGGAGGTGGTGAGGCAGGTGCGGGAGCTGAGGGGGAGGGTGGaggaggtggcggtggtggtgcccGGGGAGGGGGACGAGGTCGGGGTAGAGGACGGAGAGGAGAGCGGAGGGAGGGTGGTCCGAGCGTGGGTGTGCTGTGCGGACAGGCCCGGTCTGATGGGGGAGCTGAGCCGCGCGGTCCGGTCGGTCCGTGCCAGGGCGGTTCGGGTGGAGATGGTCACGGTCGGGGGACGAACTCGGAGCCTGCTGGAGTTGGAGGTCGGCGAGGCGGAGAAAGGAGACGGGCGGTCCGCGCTGCAGGCCGCTCTCTGGGCCGTCCTGCTTACGAACCGAGCCGGTCCGGGCGAGAACTACTGCAAGCGGGCTCGCATGTCCACCCGGTTTAATAGGACATAG
- the LOC103977522 gene encoding MADS-box transcription factor 22: MVREKIQIKKIDNTAARQVTFSKRRRGLFKKAAELSVLCDADVALIVFSSTGKLFEFCNSSMKKIIEKHSTHSKNLEKHDQPFLDLNLDNSNYASLKKQVAEASLQLRQMRGEALEKLTVEELQQLEKTLEAGLGRVMDRKGAQFTQQINSLQQKAAKLAEENVRLRRRVLEMPNMGKQVMADKDNVVNEDGQSSESVTNASHSGGPQECDDSSVTSLKLGLPYC; this comes from the exons ATGGTGAGGGAGAAGATTCAGATAAAGAAGATAGACAACACGGCGGCGAGGCAGGTGACCTTTTCCAAGAGGCGGAGGGGTTTGTTCAAGAAGGCTGCGGAGCTGTCGGTTCTCTGTGATGCCGACGTCGCCCTCATCGTCTTCTCCTCCACCGGGAAACTCTTCGAGTTCTGCAACTCCAG CATGAAGAAGATCATTGAAAAGCATAGTACTCATTCCAAGAACCTAGAGAAACATGATCAGCCCTTCCTCGACTTGAAT TTAGACAACAGCAATTATGCAAGTCTAAAGAAACAAGTTGCAGAAGCAAGCCTGCAACTGAG GCAGATGAGAGGGGAGGCACTCGAAAAGCTCACAGTAGAGGAGCTACAGCAGCTGGAGAAAACCCTTGAAGCAGGATTAGGTCGCGTGATGGACAGAAAG GGTGCACAGTTCACGCAACAGATTAATTctcttcaacaaaag GCAGCAAAACTGGCTGAAGAAAATGTGCGGCTAAGACGACGT GTGTTGGAGATGCCCAACATGGGGAAACAGGTGATGGCTGATAAAGACAACGTTGTCAATGAAGATGGACAATCCTCTGAATCTGTCACTAATGCCTCGCACTCAGGAGGGCCGCAGGAATGTGATGATAGCTCTGTCACCTCTCTCAAACTAGG GCTACCTTACTGCTAA
- the LOC135606417 gene encoding uncharacterized protein LOC135606417: protein MDIDGGGRGREAAAWWMDIAHRRLRERDLVGSKRFAERAVEVDPLIGGADEIIAVADVLLASQRRVNNHVDWYAVLQLDPSSPAGRHPSAVRSQYRRLALLLSLVRHHLDIALSAAKLVDDAWAVLSDPSKKALFDAELDMATAALPRQRPVPTFWTACPSCCYLHKYSCDYEGKNLRCPSCRRAFHAAPLQAEPPVVPDTDMYYCSWGFFPLGFSDGAAAGAPGLDAQSKPFYPMSPCHQPHPSKQTAAVVDAITPPVGGTTALKVTPLRSMKRAVAKKKVGGGLRKRVLVSESQTRTSEGTKVSSVMDMNAEAGSSISLGSSF, encoded by the coding sequence ATGGACATCGATGGCGGCGGCAGAGGACGAGAGGCGGCGGCGTGGTGGATGGATATCGCCCACAGGCGCCTCCGGGAGCGGGACCTCGTGGGGAGCAAACGGTTCGCGGAGCGTGCGGTGGAGGTGGACCCCCTCATTGGCGGCGCTGACGAGATCATCGCTGTTGCCGACGTCCTCCTCGCCTCCCAGCGCCGCGTCAACAACCACGTCGACTGGTACGCCGTCCTCCAGCTCGACCCGTCCTCCCCCGCCGGCCGTCACCCCTCCGCTGTCCGCAGCCAGTACCGGCGCCTCGCGCTCCTTCTCAGCCTCGTCCGCCACCATCTCGACATCGCCTTATCCGCCGCCAAGCTCGTTGACGATGCCTGGGCCGTCCTTTCGGACCCCTCCAAGAAGGCCCTTTTCGACGCCGAGCTCGACATGGCTACTGCTGCCCTGCCGCGCCAGCGCCCCGTCCCTACGTTCTGGACCGCGTGCCCCTCCTGCTGCTACCTTCACAAGTATAGCTGCGATTACGAGGGCAAGAACCTCCGATGTCCCAGCTGCCGGCGGGCCTTCCACGCCGCTCCTTTGCAAGCGGAGCCACCTGTGGTCCCGGATACTGACATGTACTATTGCTCATGGGGCTTCTTTCCACTGGGGTTCTCCGATGGGGCTGCAGCTGGCGCGCCAGGACTCGACGCCCAATCGAAGCCCTTCTATCCGATGAGTCCATGCCACCAACCTCATCCCTCCAAGCAAACAGCGGCAGTGGTGGATGCCATAACGCCGCCGGTGGGAGGGACAACAGCTCTAAAGGTGACACCTTTACGTTCCATGAAGAGAGCTGTGGCGAAGAAGAAGGTTGGGGGCGGCTTGAGGAAGAGGGTTTTGGTATCAGAGTCCCAGACGAGGACTTCTGAGGGGACTAAGGTGAGCTCAGTGATGGATATGAATGCTGAGGCCGGGAGTTCGATTAGTCTAGGAAGTAGTTTCTGA